DNA from Krasilnikovia cinnamomea:
GCCGAAGTCCCAACCGATCTGCGCCTCGACGGAGGCACGGACGAGCAGGAGTTCCCCGTGCACACCCGCAAGCGGAGTGCCGTTGCCGGTGAACGCGGAGAACGTGGTGACGTCGGCGACCGGTCGCAGCGCATCGGCCAGCCAGGTCAGCCGGTTCCGCGCGTTCTCCCGGGGGTAGGTCAGGATGCCCTGCGCGAGGTGCTTGCCGTCGGCGCCCGCAGCCCGCTGCCGGCGGATGAAGTTGGCCATCGAGACCGCGGTGTCCAGGCCGACCCCGGTGTCGTCGTCCATGTGCAGGATCCACACGTCGTCGCGGTCCTCGTGCTGGGCCAGCCGCAGCTCGTGCACGTAGTGGTTGGCGCGCGACTTGAACCGGGTGCCGTTCGGCGTGCGGTAGCTGCGGGGCACCGTGACGACGCGGATGTAGCGGCTGACCGCGCCGAGCTCGGCGATGCTTTCCGCGGCCTCGCAGCCCTCCTCGATGACGACGTCGACGCGGAGCCGGGGGAAGCACTCCGGGAGATAGGTGATGTAGGACCGGACCGCCCGCTCCAGCGCCGGGTAGGTGTCGTGGCGGCCGATGGTGGGCACGACCACGACCAGCCGGTCCGGGCACGGAGCCGCGACGTCGTCCGCGGGGGCGTTGGTCAGGCGCCGCCGGGTGATCCAGGCGCCCCACAGGCCCACCAGGGTGCCGATGATCGGGTAGGTCCAGAGCACCGTGACGATCGGCCCGAGCGGCCCGGTGGACTGCACGCTCTGCGCCAGCGTGGCGGCGAGGACGATCGGGAACGTCACGAAGAGGATCCAGAACCGCGGACGCCATGCGTCGTGTCGCCGCGCCATGCGACTCGCCGAGGCGCTCACCGGCAACCGGGTCGCCGGCAGGACGCTCGTCTCGGACGGAGCCGGCATCCGGATGATCTCGGTCATGGCGTCGAGGAGCGCAGGCCGGCCCGAGCGGGGCGGGGCCGTCGCAGGCGGTTGCGGTGCGCCCACCGGCGGGCGGTCCGCCTGCGGATGCCGTCCCTGCCGGTTCATCGCAGGCGCCGCCGTGCGCTGCGGCACGGCCCGCTGCGGCACGGCCCGCTGCGGCACGGGACGCTGCGGCACGGCCCGCTGCGGCACGGCCGGCGGCGGCGTCACGCGCGGCGGCATGCCCGCAGCCGGTACCGGGCTCTGCGGCGCGGCCCGCGGCGGCGGCACGACCCGAGTCGGCGGCACGGGACGCGGCGGCACGCTTCCGGACGGCGCCGGGCTCTGCGGTGCCGCCCGCCCCCGGGCTGGGACGGGCGGATCGGCCGGGCGTGGCGCCGCCTGGCGCGGCACGGGCATGCGGACGGTCGGCGGTTCGGTCGTGTGTGTCATCAACTTCCCCCGTTGCGTTGCAGTAGAGCGATGGTCAGCCCGGTCGTCTGCCAGGCGCCGGCGATCGTGTAGTCCCGACGCAGGACGGTGGTCTTCGTGCCGTCGAGTTCGGCGATCGGGTCGGGGTAGATGCCCAGGCGCAGCACCCAGATCCGTCGGGTCGTGCCCAGACAGCGCGCCACGTCGGCACACTCGCTCGCCACCATGTAACCGGCGGTCCGCATCGGACGCTGGACCAGAAGGTCCTTGGGGCGGCGCTCGGCCGGCAGGTAGTGCGCGATGATGTCGCGGTTGAGCACGCCCGGTCCACGGTCGGTCAGGCCGTACACGATGCCGTCGCCCGGCCGGAAGTCCCGGTTGATCAGCGCGACCGCGGCCTTGGTGTCCTGCAGCCGCTCGGCGGGCGTGCGCACCTCACGCTGGCCGGGAATGGCCGCGGCGGCCAGGCAGGCGCTGACCGCGAGCACCACCACGGTGCCACGGCGCTCCAGTGCGGTCGCCACCAGCAGGACCCAGCCGATAACGGTGAACAGAATGTAGCGTTGCTGCCACAGCGGAATCATCGTGCCGACGGCGAGCAGGGTGGCCGTCGGAATCAGCGCCACGGCACCGCCGACGATCGACGCGCGCTGACGGCCAAGCCCCACCAGACCGATGATGAGAACGGCACCGGTCAGCAGAGCGGAACCGAAGAATGACTGGACGTAGTGTTCCATCGCACCCCATGGGTCCTTTTCGATCCAGCTGGTCTGGGCGCTCTGCCGACGGCCGAGAACCACCAACGGAAGGACCGGGATGATGCCGAGAACAGCGGTACGAATCCACCGCCACAGCATCGGGCGCTGCAGGATCCACACGGCCAGTCCGTGCGCCACGACGAGCAGTCCCCCGATGAGGTGCACATAGCAGAGGACCGTGAGGCACAGCGCGTATGCCAGGCCATTCGGGAACGTGCGGCCGTCCAGCAGGCGCACCAACAGCAGCGTCGCGACGGCGGCGAAGAACACGGCCATCGCGTACGGGCGCGCCTCCTGCGCAAAGCGGGCGGTCACCGGCAGTACGGCGAACAGCAGCCCGGCGACCAACCCACCCCGGGCACTGAGCAGCCGGGTGCCGATCCGGCCGACCACGGCCGCGGCGCCGGCCATCGCGAGCACGGACGGCACACGCAGGGCCAGGTCCGAGTCGCCGAACACGGCGCACCACAGGTGCATGAACACGTAGTACGCACCCAACGTGGCGTCGGTGCCGCCGAGCTGGCGCCACGTCTCCGGCCACGAGACCCCGGTCATCCCCCAGGTGGCCAGCTCGTCCGCCCAGAGCCCGGGACCGGTGATCCCGACGCTGGCAGCCGCCATCGTGACGATTGCCGGCACGACCCACGCCACGGCCCGCCACGCCGGGCTGCCGGTGATTGCGGCCTCGCCTGAATTCGGCGGCTGCGCCGGAATCGCGACGGCACCCGCATCGGGGCGCCGCGGCACCGGGATGTAGACATCGCCGTTCGCGCCGGCAATCGGCAGGGAGGTCGTGTTCACAGGAGCGGAAGCATAAGGGATGTCGGCAAACTTGAATAGATCACTGTGACGCGAAGTATGCGCGTAACACACGCGCCACAAAACGATGACGCAGCCGAGCCGTGATCGTGGCTGGGAGCCGACCGGAAACCGTCCGTGGCACCACGCCCGATCCATCCGAAATGCACACCGGCAAAGGCGCCCGGTCCAGGTCATGCGGACCGGGACGCGCGGTTCCGCCACGTCGGCGGCCCGCAGTGAGTGCGGTCACCCTGCCCGGTCCGCCGAATCCGCGGTGAGCGGCTGCCGCCAGCCCAGCAACCAGTGCCGCATGGTCTCGGACTCGGCACGCCACTCGGTGCGCAGCCGGGCGGCGAGCGCCCACCCCCGCGGGTCCTCGGCGGGCTGCTGCCGCCACAGTCGATGTTGAGGTCCACACAGGAGTAGAGGGCGTTGACCGTGTCGGCGTTGTTCCACCGCGCGAGCACGGTCTGTCGCCCACTGAATCCCTTATGTTCACCGTGTGCGTGGTGGTGACACCGGGCTGCGCTCCCCCGCCGCTGGACGAGTCCAGCAACGTGCCGCCGATGAAGTACTCCGAGTTACTGGTGGCATGCCGGGCTAAAGCGATGTTAATCAAGATTTTCGATGGCTGTCCCTCCCAGGTCGGAGCCATTTCGTGCCACGACAGCCCACGCTGGTCCGAGAGAGCGCGTTCACCATTGGGTCGAGCCGGGGCAGGCGGCGAAGACCGACGACGACGTACTGGCGTGGGCAGCGCGAAACAACCGGTGCGTCGTCACGGAGAACGTCGGCGACTTCGCGCGCCTGGCCCAGCAGGGATCCGGTCACGCCGGGATCAGGTTCGTGTCGAGCCGGCGTTTTCCCCGCACGGCTTCCGGGCTGCACCGGCTCGAGAAGGCCCTCGACGAGCTGCTGGCGGCGCATGAACTGCCGGGCCGGGACGACGTCGTCTGGCTGCGATGAGTGGGACCGCCGCGCCGCGACGGCGCTCGGCTTTCCAAGCCCGGCCGACGGCGTCACGTGGATGGCATGATCTGGTCCCATGACCGAGTCCGCCGATCTTCTCGCCGGCGTCGACGACGTGCCGTGGGGGCGGATGAGCCATGCCTACGGCGCCGCGACCACCATGCCGGAGCGGTTGCGCGAACTCGTCGACACCGATCCGGCCGTGCGCGAGGGCGCGCTGGATTTCCTGTACGGCGCCGTGCACCACCAGGGCGACGTGTACGACTGCACGGTGGCGGCGGTCCCGTTCCTGCTGCGCATGGTGGCCGACCGGCGGCGACCGGGACGGGCCGACCTGGTGGAGCTGTTGGCCAGCATCGGCAACGCCAGGTACGCCGGCACCCTGACCGACGCCGAGGCGCGGGCCAACCGGGCGGTGTCCGCCGCGTACCGAATGTGGCTTGGGCTGCTGACCGACCACGTGCCGGCGGTCCGCGCGGCCACCTGCACCGCCCTGCTCGCCTGCCGGGATCACGCGGGCGAGGTGCACAGCGCGCTCCGGAAGCGCTTCACCGAGGAAGCCGACGCGCGGACCCGGACGGCCATCGTCGGTGCCGTCGCGGAGCTCGCCCGGCGCAGCGGTGCCGGCGCCGAAACCGGGGCCTGGCTCGCCGAGGTGCCCATCACCGACCCGGACCCGGGAGTGCGCGTGGCGGCGCTGACGCAGGCGATCGCGTTGACGCCGCTCGGCGGGCCGCCGGTGACCGTGGCGGATTCGCTCACGCTGCTGACCCAGCTCGGCACCGCACCGCGGCGCCGGGTCAACCTGGGCGACGAGGTACTGGGCCTGAGCCACTCGATGGGAGACCAGGTCGGGGCGCGCATCGATCTGCTGACCGCGCTGTTGAGCTCGCCCGAGCGCAAGTACCGGTTGAGCGCCCTGGCCCCCGCCCGTTACCTGGTCGAGGGGTGGCGTGCGGACTTCGCGCCCCTGGTCGGCCTGGTCGGCGACGAGGTCACGCGCGGACCAGCTTCCTGCCGGGCGGCAGCCGTCGAGGTGCTCGAACGGATGGATGTCCTGGCGGCTCCGGCGGCCGACGCGCTCGTCGGCGCGCTCGAACGCTCCGACCGGATGGTCGGTCAGGCCGCGATGAACAAGAAGGCGCCGTGGGTGGTCGCGTTCGACTCCGGCTCGACGGGCATCGGTCCCGCGTTGCGGGCGCTGGTCGGCACGGGTGACCTACGTGCGGTTCCCATG
Protein-coding regions in this window:
- a CDS encoding glycosyltransferase family 2 protein, which encodes MTPPPAVPQRAVPQRPVPQRAVPQRAVPQRTAAPAMNRQGRHPQADRPPVGAPQPPATAPPRSGRPALLDAMTEIIRMPAPSETSVLPATRLPVSASASRMARRHDAWRPRFWILFVTFPIVLAATLAQSVQSTGPLGPIVTVLWTYPIIGTLVGLWGAWITRRRLTNAPADDVAAPCPDRLVVVVPTIGRHDTYPALERAVRSYITYLPECFPRLRVDVVIEEGCEAAESIAELGAVSRYIRVVTVPRSYRTPNGTRFKSRANHYVHELRLAQHEDRDDVWILHMDDDTGVGLDTAVSMANFIRRQRAAGADGKHLAQGILTYPRENARNRLTWLADALRPVADVTTFSAFTGNGTPLAGVHGELLLVRASVEAQIGWDFGPDAIVEDAQFALIFSRLHPGRSAWFPGRCYGASPASVRDFLKQRERWAWGLVGLAFNANVPLRDRLFIGYSVLSWMIGPFGHIGFVLLLGAALGSVDTVPITLAVLPIWALNMAYAVWLYWEGLRMNVAVSQRGRRTWWEGLVVIALIPVFALMEGIGGLRGLYRYLRRTENTFVVIAKPA
- a CDS encoding DUF5615 family PIN-like protein, with translation MAVPPRSEPFRATTAHAGPRERVHHWVEPGQAAKTDDDVLAWAARNNRCVVTENVGDFARLAQQGSGHAGIRFVSSRRFPRTASGLHRLEKALDELLAAHELPGRDDVVWLR
- a CDS encoding glycosyltransferase family 39 protein; this translates as MDRAWCHGRFPVGSQPRSRLGCVIVLWRVCYAHTSRHSDLFKFADIPYASAPVNTTSLPIAGANGDVYIPVPRRPDAGAVAIPAQPPNSGEAAITGSPAWRAVAWVVPAIVTMAAASVGITGPGLWADELATWGMTGVSWPETWRQLGGTDATLGAYYVFMHLWCAVFGDSDLALRVPSVLAMAGAAAVVGRIGTRLLSARGGLVAGLLFAVLPVTARFAQEARPYAMAVFFAAVATLLLVRLLDGRTFPNGLAYALCLTVLCYVHLIGGLLVVAHGLAVWILQRPMLWRWIRTAVLGIIPVLPLVVLGRRQSAQTSWIEKDPWGAMEHYVQSFFGSALLTGAVLIIGLVGLGRQRASIVGGAVALIPTATLLAVGTMIPLWQQRYILFTVIGWVLLVATALERRGTVVVLAVSACLAAAAIPGQREVRTPAERLQDTKAAVALINRDFRPGDGIVYGLTDRGPGVLNRDIIAHYLPAERRPKDLLVQRPMRTAGYMVASECADVARCLGTTRRIWVLRLGIYPDPIAELDGTKTTVLRRDYTIAGAWQTTGLTIALLQRNGGS